Part of the Shewanella eurypsychrophilus genome is shown below.
GCTGAACAATATAGCGGCGAGAAGCACCAGGACGCTCATCATCAATACGTGAAAAACCATTGAGAACCATGGTATTTACCGTCTCTGCATCATCACTATGAATAACGGTTGTACCATTGCTGATCTGCAGATTATCGAAGACAAATCCATAATCGCCCGCAGCCTGATCGGTTTTATAGATAATGCTGATCTGAGTATTCGCTCGGCCAGCATAAGCCGTTAAGTCATATTCAAGATCGACCCAGTTATTAAGGCCTTCGGCGCCAACTATGTCACCAGAGTCTCCAGTAATAATGTCTCGAGCCGTGTTAATCGTATTGCTTGCTTTAGTGTGATTTCCGGCTATCACTACGCCATCAACCATAAGCTGAGCATAATCATAATCCAGCTCGATATTCCAATGGGCCTTCATCGTCAAAGTTAATGGCGTCGAGCTTGGCAAGTCGATATCGAACGATAATGCATTGTTAATCAGGTGTCCCTGACCCGAGTAATACTGATAACTTCCCCCATAAGGCTGCTTAAAAGGGATCGTCGCCGCAGGCAATGGGATAGAGAGTTGGTTTACTAGCGAATGATTAACCGCTTCATTAATCACTACATCCAATCCCGACGAGCCAATACTGCTGAGCAAAACCTCCTGCTCGTTAATCCAACGTCCTTTATATCTATCTTGCAGATATGAACGTGCATAAGGACTAAATCCTGTTGGTACCGTTCCAGCTATTGCTCCAGTCCAGCTACCACCAGACATCACAGACCAAGACCCCACAGGAGAACCATCCCCTGTATTAGTTGTATCGTATTCATCGGGCAAACCTAAGTCATGGCCAAACTCGTGCACAACAACACCCGCTGCGGCATCAATGGGTTGCACCGTATAACCAAATACTCTTATGTTCTTACCAGGGATACTATAACCAGGTGTATTACCGGTATAAACGAAGAATCTGTGTGACCAGATAGCATCATCGGCTAACACACCGCCACCCGCTTCTTCACCTATGCTCGAATGAAATAGCATGACATGATCGATATCACCATCGGCTTCATCAAAGTTACCATCGCCATCTAGATCGAAAGGATCTTCCACGTCATAACTCGCTAGCTCAGACTCAGACATGCCAGCAACAGCTTTGATCACGGCTTCTTTCACCAGCTCAGGAACCGCCTTATCATCATCGTTATTATCGGCATCATTACCACCATAAAAAGCGGCATTATTGGCTGCGGTGAACCAGCCTTTAACATCACCGGTAAATTCGAAGCGTTGACCCGATTCTGCTTGATAATATTGATAACCAGTCATCAAGCTCTGACCCTGAGGACCAGTAAAACCTGTGGTAGAGAACATTAAGTCATTGTAGTGAGTCACTGGATAGTTAGGATAAAACATCGCCGTATCGCTAGCAGACAAGCGGTTATCGTCAAACGGCAGATCCGGGAAATCGATTAAGATACCTAAGACCTTTACTGTTTTGGTGATATCGGCGTCGGCTAAAGTGCCAACCATGTTATCCATCTTGGCAATCGAGTTGCGCTTAAGCTGCTTACTCTGGATCAGTGATTTGATCCTGGACTTTTCAAACTGAGCCTCAACCAAACGTCCCTTGCTCTGAAAACTTGTAGCACGATGAGTAAACTGCTCGACAGCAGCCTGCTTCTCGGCATCACTCGCAGATGGGGAAACTTCTCCGCGTTTAATCAGCCAATATAAGATACGCTCTTTATTGATCACTCCGGCATCGGCCAAAGTGCCTGAATCCAAGGCTGACAAATTCACGGGCGTGATATCGATAGGCTTTGCCAGTGCGCTCGATGATGCGCTAATGCCTAGTATCAGCGATAATGACAAGCTGGCTAGTGAACCTGCGCCAATGCTTTTTACGCTCTTCATATTATTGAGTTCCTTCTGACTTTTTATCGACAATCTTCAAACGCTTGCTGTTTCTTACGGATAAACTCGGCCACTTTTTCATCTGCTTCTACTTGGCTCATTTCTGGGGTTATAACCCCGTTCTTCACCAAGTTGGCTTTAAGTTTAGACCTATCTTGAATGGGTGGCGTGGAGCCACAAACAATTTTTCGCTTGTTATGAAGAGAAGCTTCAGCAGCGTTTATCTCTACACTCGCTTGATTAACAGGCACAACACTTTGTACAGTGTGAGACGGAGCTTTTATCTCCGTATCAGAGCTGCACGAAGCCAGAGCCAGCAGAGGAATAACGCTCAACCAAGTAATAAGACTTCTCATACATCACCAGGACAACATAAACAGCACAAAACCTTAACAGCAGTTTACTCTGAATGACAACAAAAAAACCAACATTTACTCTGCTAAATACACTTATATTCAGTAAGCCACCGAAAACTATGAAGTTATCAAACATCACTGGCTAAACAATGGCTTACGAATGTTAATGACCATAATAAATCAAATAGTTAGACTATTTATTCAACCAGTCTTGATAGATGAGCAATAAGACAGAGGCAGACCAACTAAAGTTGGTGCAATGCAGACCATCACCGGTCAGTGGATCATAGTTCTCCCTGATCGGCGCTTGGGAAAGGATCCCTTCTCCCTGCTCTACCAAGCGTTTCGCCAGTGTTTCGGCCTCACTGTGGTAGCCATATCGCTCTAGTCCTAGCAGACCAAATAATGCCTGATCTAACCACACCGGCCCACGCCAATACTGAGTTGAAGCAAAATTAGGACTATCGGCACTCACAGTAGGAAATGGGATTTTAGTCGAAAACTGTTTATCGCTAAGTTGACGTTCAACCATTATTTTCGCTTGCTCGGCAGTGGCTGCGCCAGCCCAAAGCGGCAACCAACCTTCGACACCTTTACCTGCATCTATCAACAAATGGCTCTCGTTACCCTCGAAGCGAATATCGTAGAAAAACCCGGTTTTATCATCGAACATCTTGGTCTGAATTTGCAGTTTTAACTTATCGGCCTGAGTGGACCAATCATTCGCTTGTGTATCTAGTTGCTGTAGCAGTGCCATCTTGGCCAAGATCACTTTCTCGGCAAACAAATAGGCATTGAGATCGACAGACTCCTGGGATAATGAGTAACCGATCACTTCACCTTTGTCGTTGCGGTTCTGCAATACTTGCACGCTGGCATCATCATCGAACCTGGGGGCATTATCCATGCCTGACTCCCAGGCAGCCGCTTCAATGATCGCCTTTCGGTTTAACTTGCCAGCCGTAAGGTGAGCCGGATGTAAGTTAGCGCCATACTCAGCCAAACCATTAGCATTATGATCCCGATTGCGATACCACCACAGGTGATAAGCCACTAACTTGGGGTACATCAGTCTTACAAAGTCCAAATCTTGGCTTTGTTGATATATCTCCCACACCGCCCAGGCAGCTAGAGGCGGTTTACCATTACGTTCATTCCAGTTGCCGCCTTCTCCACCTCTTGCCGGATCACGGTTATAAAAAATCGCATCGGGCAAGTTACCTACATCTTGAGGTCGCACGTTATCTTGTGCTGTAAACTGATAATCAAACATAGAGAGTACATTCGATTTAGCCAGTTCAGGATCGAAATGAGACAGCGCCACAGCCTGCTTCCAGCTGTCCCAAGCCCAAACACCGTTAAACCATTTATAGGTGATCGATGGCGTTACCGCATCATGCAATATCGCCCCCGCTGGACTACGCCAGTTGTGCACTAAGGTCAGCATGCTTTTTGCGGCCAGCTTACGATACTTAGGCTCACCTTTATCTATTCCCTTCGTCAGCCTTTGTTGCCATGCTTGGCGATTTTCGGCCAACAGAGCTTGTTGCTGGCTCCAATTCACAGTCCCTCTAAGCAGCTTTTCTTCTTGAGTATGAAAATATCTCTGCGCACTCAATATTTGCAGGCTCTTACCAGCGCTAAGCTCCATGACTGATGTTTTGGCTTGATAGCCATTATCTTTGTTGATCTCGATCTCAACCTCGGGACTAAACCATAGCTCGAAACTCGCATCAGCTAACTGAATGTTCCAGGTATCCATCACAGGATTGAGCTGCCAGGCAATGCCGTTACTCCAGCTATTAACCTGCTTAATTAACTGATATTTTTCTAGTTTAGGATGAGACTGAAACGGCGTACCAGACCAGCTCAGTTGCCATTGCTGATCTGAATCGGAGCGATTAATCAGTTGTGTTGTGACCATCGAGGTTCGGTTGTCGGTATAATTCAGAGACAGTGAAACGGTGATCTCTGGCCAATCAAACTCTTGATATAGGCCATCAGGACGACTGTAGATTTGGCTATTTTCCGCCTGACTAAAATCCAAAGTCTGGCCAGTGCTAACATTTTTAAGCCCAAGCTTCATCATGTTGTCACTCAAGTGCAGACTGTACTCTTGTGCGATAAATAGTGGGCCAGTGAAACTGCCGTAATGCTCCGGAGCATCAGGAAGATGAAAACCGTGCCAAGCTCCCTTATCGACATAGGTCGCGCCGATTTCTAGGTTGCCCTTATCATCCCTCTCCTCCATAGAGATTGGCGTCCCCTGATAAGGAAGCAGATCACGATACTCAGCAGAATCGAGCAGCGCTAGACTGGAGACACACAAAAAAAGACAAGAAAGCATGAAGATACCGACAATTGAATATAATATACCGAGTATGTCGAGTTCTAGGTTTTGATGCAAGAAAGATCAGCAAAGGTTAAATAGACTTTAGTTCCTAGGGTCTAGATCCTAGGAACTAGAAACTCGCTCTACAGGGCTATCTGCCCCATATGAGCCATATAACTCGCGACGCCATCGAGGAACATCTGCACAGAGATCATCACCAGCACCATCCCCATTAAACGCTCTACTGCGGTAAGGCCTTTCTCTCCCAACACCTTAGTGAACACTTTATAGAAGAGTAAGATCACTGCGCTCACGCCCCAAGCAGCTAATAAGGCAATGGTCCAATCCAACATACGAGAGCTATCGGTATGGGCTAACAAGATAAGCGCGGCTAAAACCGAAGGCCCAGCCATAAGGGGAATCGCCATAGGAACAATAAATGGCTCCTCGCCAGCCGCAAGACCCACCACGCCACCGGGCTGAGGGAAGATCATTCTAATGGCGATTAAGAACAGAATGATTCCGCCCGCAATACTGACTGACTCAGATCTTAAATTCAAAAAGTTGAGTATGGCTTCACCCGCAAACAGAAACAGTAGCATGATAGCCAGTGCAATAAGCAGCTCGCGGATCAGCACTCTGCGTCTTTTTTTAGGTTCAATATGACGCAAAATAGACGCAAATATCGGCAAATTACCGAGAGGGTCCATAATAAGAAATAACATTACAGCAGCAGAAAAAATATCCATAAGAGCTTAGGAAAAAGAAAACTATCTACATATTCTAAACTTTTTAGAAACAAGCAGATAGATAAATTACACAGGAAAGACCACAAGACACCCAATTAGTAGCCAAACGTTCAAAGTCTGATGCAAGTTCAGATAAAAATAAGCCAGTAACCCCGTAGAAGTCACTTTCAACCTGATAAATCCTCTCACTTGATGTAAATAATGCGACCTAACCTGCTTATTTCCCAGAAACTGGTATACTATCTCGTCGTTTTCTCTGGTCCCAGCTAAACAAATCATGCTCTATCTATTAGCCAGTTGCATCGCTCTACTATTAGGCCCTCTCTTCTATCGATTCCTTTCGACAGAAAATGGTCTACGAAAAGGTCTGGACGGATTTATATTCGTATCACTGGGCGGGCTTGTGCTACTGCATATTTTACCTGAGCTATTAGAGCACGGCGGCTTCTTGGCGATCATCTTCGTCATAGTAGGCATGTGGGGACCGACGGCCAGTGAAAAGCTATTCCACCGCTATTCCGAGGTCACACACAAATTCACCCTATTTCTAGGCGTCGCCGGTTTACTGCTGCATACCATTACAGATGGCGGTGCCATGGTACTTGCACAGCAGGACAATACCTCGATTCTGTTAGCTTTAGGCATCATATTGCATCGTCTTCCTGTTGGATTGGCTATCTGGTGGTTAGTGAAACCACAAGTTGGCAGCCGTTGGGCCATGGCCGTGTTAGCCGCCATGATGATTCTGACTGGCGCAGGCTATTTCGCCGGTGAGCAGATGTTAACGCAACTAAGCCTAGATAATACCGTCTACCTACAAGCCTTTGTAACAGGCTCAATTTTACACGTGGTATTGCATCAACCTCATGCACATGACTCAAGCAGTAACAGCAATACAGTGCATCCAGAAAAATATGAGTACCATGCTGGCATAGGCAGCTTGCTGGGAATTGGCTTACTCTGCGTGCTGTTAATGATGGACTCAGGTGGTGGTCATGAACATCATCATCACGATCATAGTACCGAGCAACTCCTTGATTGGATGCTGACCTTAGCCCCTGTCTTGTTACTCAGTTATGCCGTTGCCGGACTGCGATTTAAGCTCGGCCTATCACCACAAAGCAAACATCTTGGAAAGCGTTGGTTACAGCGACTCGCAGGACCAGAAGCCTTGATCATCACGGCATTTTTGCTTGGACCTTTAGTGGCATTATTTCAATTGATTGGCTTATTGATTATCGGTGCACTGCTGACCTTTAGTAAAGTTGAGCCCACTGATCCGCACCTTTCAATTCCGACATCACCGCTACGCTTTGGTTTCGCCCACATCATCGACAGAAGTGCACCTTGGGTATTACTCAGTCTAATTTTAGCGAACTTGATCGGCCACCCTTCAGTTCCACTCGAAAACCCTATTATTCAGGTTGCTGTGCTGATGGTGTTATTCCTACCTATGCGATTCTGTAATTTAGGTGGCGCCGTACTGGCACTGTCTTTAGCCTATAGCGGCTGGAGCATGCCAGCGGTAATGCTCGCTCTGATTGCCGCACCTATATTCAACTTGGCTCAGTTAAAGTTGATGAACTTGACCCAGAGAGTCGTGGTCATTGGTATTATCATCGCCAGCTTAGCGCTCACGGCCGCACTACAGCCAGAGTGGCATATCATGATCTCCATGCCTGAATCGATTAACATCATATCTCTACTGATCTTAGCCGGACTATTTGCTGCCAGCCTGCTGCGCTTAGGCCCAAGGAAGTTTCTCGCTCGCATCATGTTGTTAAAGCCTACGGCACACAGTCATGACTCACATGATCACGGGCACAAGCAGCACTAAAATTCTAGGACCTAGGTTCTAGGATCTAGGTTTTTCGCTTATCCTCGTAACTCGTCACCTTCTTCACTCTTTCCTTGCCAAAAGCAGCAAATAAATGGCTTTCAAGCACAATCAGGTTTAAATTCAGACAAAGGTCAGCTAACTTGAGTCCCTATGTGCATTCTGTTTATTGCTTTGAATAAGCATCCTAAGTATCCGTTAATAGTGTGTGCGAACCGCGATGAGTTTCATCACAGGCCGACAGAGCAAGCTCACTTCTGGCCGCCAAACAATGAGCTGCTAGCGGGTAAAGATCTCGAGGCTGGCGGCACTTGGCTAGGGGTCAATAAACGCGGTGATTTCGCGGCTTTAACCAATCTGAGGGATCCACTTAAGCAACAAAGTGATATGAGAAGCAGAGGAGAGCTGGTGATCAAAGCACTTGCCACTCGAAGTCCTATGACAGGGAGCTGGCTTCGTGAGCATAACGGTCACTACAATCCATTCAACTTTATTTTTGGCAATGCCCGTGAGCTTTATTGTTTTAATAGCAAAACTAACGCCATGACACAGCTAACAACTGGCTTCCACTCTATCAGCAATGGCGCACTAGATGATATTTGGCCTAAAATGGCTCGAGGAACCTTGGCGCTTGAAAAGGCAATTTCAGCGTGCAGCGAACCTAATATCGATGAGTTGCTAGGACTAATGCAAGATGAAAGCCGTGCAGAAGACTCAGATCTTCCCGAAACAGGCATTAGTTTTGAATGGGAAAGAATGCTCTCATCGATCTATATAAAACATCCACAATATGGCACTCGTTCAACCAGTATTATTTTACAAGACAGCAAGGGTAATACTCAGTTTACAGAAGTCAGATATGACGGCAAGGGCCGTAATTTAGGCCGGCAAAACTTCGCTATTACGGGCAGTTAACTGGCACTATCACCTCATCGTGAGGTGAGGATATATGAGATAAGATTAGTCTGATGTATGGTCGTGAGTGATCACCCAACGGTCATCTATCTTCTCAACCAGCAGGGTAAAAACCCCATTGGGCTTATCTTTAGCCCGAGTTAATTGCCAGCGTCCTACGACAATTGCGGCATAATTACTCAGCATCTTAGTTTCTTTAATCGTGAACTTAAGTGTGCCTAAAGTCGCCTTGTCTGGATAGTTCCTTTTATAGGCGGCTAACGTATCCTCCCAGCCATAACGAAACTTTTTACCAGACACGAAACGCATCTTCTCATTATTCCAATAGCCTTGCATATAAGCATCGAGATCGCCGCGATTCCATGCTGATTCCTGCTCGGATATGACTTGCGCAATTTCATCTGTTGGCACAGCAGTGACGCTAAATGCGAGTAGCATCAGCAGAGCCGTAAGTCCTTTTTTAAACATGGTTTTCTCCATAAACACGAGATAATATTGCTATAATATCTTAATTAAAGCACTCTCGCCTCGACTAATATCACTTGGCCAGAGTTCCCCTTGACATAGTATTGAGTATTTATGTTCCAAGTATTCTGTAAGTTCATCTTAAAACTGTCTGGTTGGAAAATATCCGGCTCACTGCCAACGGATCACCAATTTTTGGCTATCGTCGGACCACACACCAGTAATTGGGATTTTGTTATTGGTGTATTAGCCCGTGGAGCCCTAGGCGCTAAAATTAACTTCCTCGGCAAGCACCAGCTATTTATTCCTCCATGGGGCTGGTTCTTCAAAGCTGTTGGTGGCACACCGGTAGATAGAAGAAAGAGCAACAACTTAGTCGATGGTGTCGTTCAGCTTTACCACAGCAATCCAAATTTCTCGCTGGCATTAGCACCGGAGGGAACTCGCAGCCCTGTAAAACGCTGGAAAACAGGCTTCTACCATATCGCCACTAAAGCCCAGGTGCCGATCGTGACCGTGGGACTCGACTTCGGCCATAAGACAGTAGTCATTCCCGAAGGTTTTCAAACAACTGACGATATGCAGCACGATATGAATAAAATAATCGACTTCTATCGCTCAATAAATGGACGTCACCAGAAGGTGATCCCAGATTTCATTCGATGATGGCCACTCATCTGCCTAAATAACAGTATTGGATATTGCATAAATAGCTTGTTCATTAAACAGCTGGCGGCTATAGTGCCGCCATTATTTACCCAGCGAATATGCATGCTATGAGTCTTGATACTTGGTTACTCTATCTATTTGCGGTTCTGTTAATCGCCATATCTCCAGGCACTATGGCCGTACTGTCCATGAGTCATGGTATGCATTATGGTAAGACTCGTAGTCTGGCTACCGCTTTCGGTAGTGTGACTTCAGCATTGATCTTGATGATGGCTTCTGCAGCAGGCTTAGGGGCACTATTGAGTGCGACTGAGTACGGCTTTACTATTTTGAAGTACTGTGGCGCCGCCTATCTAATCTTTCTTGGGATAAAATTACTGCTAACTAAGGCCAGTGGCCAAGGCCTCGACCTGCAACACATCAAGAGCAAAGGCACACCTAAACAGATGTTTAAGCAGGCCTTTCTTGTCGGGATAAGCAATCCCAAAGATCTGCTCTTCTTTGCAGCCCTATTCCCGCAATTTATCAACATATCGGCACCACAAGGTCCCCAATTGGCAATTTTAGCCGCAACTTGGGCCGTGATAGATTTCAGCTTCGTGATGATTTACGCCAGCATGGCCAATGTACTGGCTCCAACTCTAAGAACCAGTAATAAACTGCATTGGTTCGACCGAACCAGCGGCGGCGTATTTATTACACTCGCAGCAATATTAGTTACCAGGGAAAGCTAGTTCCTAGGTTCTAGGTTCTAGGTTCTAAAAACTAGGACCTAGAACCTTCGTTTAAACTTCTTTCAAACTTCTAATATCCGATCCTGTTGGTCCCTGAAAAGCGCGTAATCCAAATTCAGGTAATATCGCAAATACGTGATCGAAGATATCACCCTGAATATCTTCATAAAAGGCCCAACGAGTATCGTTAGTGAAGATGTAGATCTCAATGGGTACACCTTCTTTCGTCGATGCAAGCTGACGCACGAGCAAGGTCATATCTTGGTGAACTTTGTCGTGATTAGAGACAAACTCCTTCAAATAGGCCCTAAAAGTACCGATATTGGTCAAATTACGACTGTTTACCGGTATATCTGCATCTGTTGTTTTGCTATTAAATTCAATCAGCTCTTCGCTTTTGCGCGCCATATACTCTTTCAGGTAATTAATCTTGCCTAAACGTTGTCTCTCCTCATCGGAAAGAAACCGAATAGAGTGGATATCGATAAGCACAGAACGCTTAATGCGGCGCCCCCCGGACTCAGACATGCCGCGCCAATTTTTGAAGGCATCTGACACTAATGAATAAGCCGGGATCATGGTAATAGTCTTGTCCCAGTTACGCACTTTCACCGTTGTTAAAGAGACCTCTTCAACGGAACCATCGGCGCCATACTTATCCATCTGAATCCAATCACCAGGACTCACCATTCGGTTAGCAGCGAGCTGAATTCCTGCAACGAAACCAAGAATCGTATCCCTGAAAACCAACATAATCAAACCCGTCATCACACCTAGACCACTTAGGAAGTAGACGGGAGACTGATCGGCTAATATCGAAATCGAGACGATAATTGAGACAAAGAAGAGGAAAAGCTTAAACAGCTGCACGAAGCTTTTAATCGGCAGACGACGGCTAACCAAATTAACATCTGCGATCTCATTGGCGGCATCTAACGAGCTGTATACCGCACGTATCAACAACACCAAGATCGTCACGCTAAGCAAGCGCTGAGTCATACTACTTAGCACTTCATGCTCGGTCAGTGCTAATGGCAC
Proteins encoded:
- a CDS encoding immune inhibitor A domain-containing protein, with translation MKSVKSIGAGSLASLSLSLILGISASSSALAKPIDITPVNLSALDSGTLADAGVINKERILYWLIKRGEVSPSASDAEKQAAVEQFTHRATSFQSKGRLVEAQFEKSRIKSLIQSKQLKRNSIAKMDNMVGTLADADITKTVKVLGILIDFPDLPFDDNRLSASDTAMFYPNYPVTHYNDLMFSTTGFTGPQGQSLMTGYQYYQAESGQRFEFTGDVKGWFTAANNAAFYGGNDADNNDDDKAVPELVKEAVIKAVAGMSESELASYDVEDPFDLDGDGNFDEADGDIDHVMLFHSSIGEEAGGGVLADDAIWSHRFFVYTGNTPGYSIPGKNIRVFGYTVQPIDAAAGVVVHEFGHDLGLPDEYDTTNTGDGSPVGSWSVMSGGSWTGAIAGTVPTGFSPYARSYLQDRYKGRWINEQEVLLSSIGSSGLDVVINEAVNHSLVNQLSIPLPAATIPFKQPYGGSYQYYSGQGHLINNALSFDIDLPSSTPLTLTMKAHWNIELDYDYAQLMVDGVVIAGNHTKASNTINTARDIITGDSGDIVGAEGLNNWVDLEYDLTAYAGRANTQISIIYKTDQAAGDYGFVFDNLQISNGTTVIHSDDAETVNTMVLNGFSRIDDERPGASRRYIVQLRSHNGVDAGLDSHSYEPGVLMWLENFSNTDNNSSTHPGTGLIGVIDADQNLIGSNSTSTQVRDASFSMFNQSSYFEDNHLSSVSMFDDSQDYSAPTQPQSGIILPELGLTMEVLAQSSDSSTATVRFNFAGTTTPPPASDLTSSFSFSQEVIGTVSFVATVSGGNGNYSYLWNFGDNGATSAEEAPTYTYQDSGSYLVTLTVTDGQGASVESTQAVTVDLPVAPIAGFTFVTSDLDVTFTDTTTGGEGAMTYLWNFGDGQSSTAQSPTHTYAAAGSYTVIMTVTDSLGIESNRSTSITVTAAVVTPPVVTPSSGGSGGGSLGWLSLSLLALLGFRRSNR
- a CDS encoding lysophospholipid acyltransferase family protein → MFQVFCKFILKLSGWKISGSLPTDHQFLAIVGPHTSNWDFVIGVLARGALGAKINFLGKHQLFIPPWGWFFKAVGGTPVDRRKSNNLVDGVVQLYHSNPNFSLALAPEGTRSPVKRWKTGFYHIATKAQVPIVTVGLDFGHKTVVIPEGFQTTDDMQHDMNKIIDFYRSINGRHQKVIPDFIR
- a CDS encoding YybH family protein, with protein sequence MFKKGLTALLMLLAFSVTAVPTDEIAQVISEQESAWNRGDLDAYMQGYWNNEKMRFVSGKKFRYGWEDTLAAYKRNYPDKATLGTLKFTIKETKMLSNYAAIVVGRWQLTRAKDKPNGVFTLLVEKIDDRWVITHDHTSD
- a CDS encoding YhgN family NAAT transporter, which encodes MDIFSAAVMLFLIMDPLGNLPIFASILRHIEPKKRRRVLIRELLIALAIMLLFLFAGEAILNFLNLRSESVSIAGGIILFLIAIRMIFPQPGGVVGLAAGEEPFIVPMAIPLMAGPSVLAALILLAHTDSSRMLDWTIALLAAWGVSAVILLFYKVFTKVLGEKGLTAVERLMGMVLVMISVQMFLDGVASYMAHMGQIAL
- a CDS encoding LysE family translocator, whose product is MSLDTWLLYLFAVLLIAISPGTMAVLSMSHGMHYGKTRSLATAFGSVTSALILMMASAAGLGALLSATEYGFTILKYCGAAYLIFLGIKLLLTKASGQGLDLQHIKSKGTPKQMFKQAFLVGISNPKDLLFFAALFPQFINISAPQGPQLAILAATWAVIDFSFVMIYASMANVLAPTLRTSNKLHWFDRTSGGVFITLAAILVTRES
- a CDS encoding mechanosensitive ion channel family protein — translated: MDQEIRLQITHWLSNWGINTTPSDGVSTSVMVFASLVIAMLVYLFVKRGVVRAMNIVIQRSKVSWDDIFMRHRVLEKFAIIVPALVLSILVPLALTEHEVLSSMTQRLLSVTILVLLIRAVYSSLDAANEIADVNLVSRRLPIKSFVQLFKLFLFFVSIIVSISILADQSPVYFLSGLGVMTGLIMLVFRDTILGFVAGIQLAANRMVSPGDWIQMDKYGADGSVEEVSLTTVKVRNWDKTITMIPAYSLVSDAFKNWRGMSESGGRRIKRSVLIDIHSIRFLSDEERQRLGKINYLKEYMARKSEELIEFNSKTTDADIPVNSRNLTNIGTFRAYLKEFVSNHDKVHQDMTLLVRQLASTKEGVPIEIYIFTNDTRWAFYEDIQGDIFDHVFAILPEFGLRAFQGPTGSDIRSLKEV
- a CDS encoding MGH1-like glycoside hydrolase domain-containing protein, producing MLSCLFLCVSSLALLDSAEYRDLLPYQGTPISMEERDDKGNLEIGATYVDKGAWHGFHLPDAPEHYGSFTGPLFIAQEYSLHLSDNMMKLGLKNVSTGQTLDFSQAENSQIYSRPDGLYQEFDWPEITVSLSLNYTDNRTSMVTTQLINRSDSDQQWQLSWSGTPFQSHPKLEKYQLIKQVNSWSNGIAWQLNPVMDTWNIQLADASFELWFSPEVEIEINKDNGYQAKTSVMELSAGKSLQILSAQRYFHTQEEKLLRGTVNWSQQQALLAENRQAWQQRLTKGIDKGEPKYRKLAAKSMLTLVHNWRSPAGAILHDAVTPSITYKWFNGVWAWDSWKQAVALSHFDPELAKSNVLSMFDYQFTAQDNVRPQDVGNLPDAIFYNRDPARGGEGGNWNERNGKPPLAAWAVWEIYQQSQDLDFVRLMYPKLVAYHLWWYRNRDHNANGLAEYGANLHPAHLTAGKLNRKAIIEAAAWESGMDNAPRFDDDASVQVLQNRNDKGEVIGYSLSQESVDLNAYLFAEKVILAKMALLQQLDTQANDWSTQADKLKLQIQTKMFDDKTGFFYDIRFEGNESHLLIDAGKGVEGWLPLWAGAATAEQAKIMVERQLSDKQFSTKIPFPTVSADSPNFASTQYWRGPVWLDQALFGLLGLERYGYHSEAETLAKRLVEQGEGILSQAPIRENYDPLTGDGLHCTNFSWSASVLLLIYQDWLNK
- a CDS encoding metal transporter; translation: MLYLLASCIALLLGPLFYRFLSTENGLRKGLDGFIFVSLGGLVLLHILPELLEHGGFLAIIFVIVGMWGPTASEKLFHRYSEVTHKFTLFLGVAGLLLHTITDGGAMVLAQQDNTSILLALGIILHRLPVGLAIWWLVKPQVGSRWAMAVLAAMMILTGAGYFAGEQMLTQLSLDNTVYLQAFVTGSILHVVLHQPHAHDSSSNSNTVHPEKYEYHAGIGSLLGIGLLCVLLMMDSGGGHEHHHHDHSTEQLLDWMLTLAPVLLLSYAVAGLRFKLGLSPQSKHLGKRWLQRLAGPEALIITAFLLGPLVALFQLIGLLIIGALLTFSKVEPTDPHLSIPTSPLRFGFAHIIDRSAPWVLLSLILANLIGHPSVPLENPIIQVAVLMVLFLPMRFCNLGGAVLALSLAYSGWSMPAVMLALIAAPIFNLAQLKLMNLTQRVVVIGIIIASLALTAALQPEWHIMISMPESINIISLLILAGLFAASLLRLGPRKFLARIMLLKPTAHSHDSHDHGHKQH
- a CDS encoding NRDE family protein translates to MCILFIALNKHPKYPLIVCANRDEFHHRPTEQAHFWPPNNELLAGKDLEAGGTWLGVNKRGDFAALTNLRDPLKQQSDMRSRGELVIKALATRSPMTGSWLREHNGHYNPFNFIFGNARELYCFNSKTNAMTQLTTGFHSISNGALDDIWPKMARGTLALEKAISACSEPNIDELLGLMQDESRAEDSDLPETGISFEWERMLSSIYIKHPQYGTRSTSIILQDSKGNTQFTEVRYDGKGRNLGRQNFAITGS